One genomic segment of Terriglobia bacterium includes these proteins:
- a CDS encoding TonB-dependent receptor, with the protein MSSFVRSIRPLMVAVLLVICGTLLLAQSTTDGAIGGTVFDTHGAVVAKAKVVVHNNGTNAEKSITTDDSGYYRVTNLSSGTYTVTINQQGFAPYKAEQVIVQVGSVTEVSPRLGVSATTETVEVTAEAPQINYSSPEFAPTLNQHAISNLPINGGRWSSFAILTPGVVSDSSGFGLLSFRGMSTLLNNNTIDGADNNQAFFSEERGRTRVGYSTPKAAVEEFQVNTSNYSAEYGRSAGGVVNTVTKSGTNALHGEAYYYDRDNAIGAANAFTTLTSQTAPGTFTTSPYKPTDRRDMWGFGVGGALKKDKLFWFLAYDGFHRNFPGTATATNPGAFFAAPTAATLTTLASRLGVTAAQAQTIYNNDLAGLASMTGPVPRKGDQDIILPKLDWQVNQKNHASFTFNRMRWSSPAGIQTQATNTFGVASFGNDYVKDTWGVAKLNTFFTPTLGNEIRFQYGRDFEYENTQTPTPYEQSTLLNTPTFTNPLGLPPSVFITNGFTFGTPTFLIRPSFPDESRWQVADTVNWTHGKHSMKFGFDFSHVYDNSQNLATQFGSYNYSSLLNYFSDLNSVKSCRGTVSGVPNTPVPCYSTFAQAFGPLGFEFSTRDLSFFVQDDWRIMPRLSLSLGVRYEREFLPGVFPNLVNTNVPQTAQMPSDGNNFGPRVGFAYDVFGKGKTVVRGGYGIFYARVINSTIFSALTGTAMPGAQTTVTFSSTTPAAPAFPFVFPGSSPPPGKSVTFFDPNFQQPQIRQADLTVEHDMGWGTVLSLSYLGSFGRQLPSFVDTNLNPSTSTITYAVAPGGPLSSPTLTLPLFTGPRKNTNFGAMTDIFSGVISNYQAMSFQANHRMSHHIQFSANYTWSHALDNGVNGQTFVATNSLFNPFDLNSDYGNSIYNVPQRFVLNAVMTSPWRLNGWAKWLANDWQIAPVYQIQSGLPISVGVSGNAPTGTVSGINGSGGANRILSRNSIQQPATWITDLRVSKSFAVTERYKLELLTDFFNLANKQNVTGVNTTGYIVGGTTPATATLTPNAVFDTRTSSNSNFVYSPRQIQLGARFHF; encoded by the coding sequence ACGATTCCGGTTACTATCGCGTAACCAATCTTTCGTCCGGCACGTACACTGTCACCATCAACCAGCAGGGCTTTGCTCCCTACAAGGCCGAGCAGGTGATTGTGCAGGTGGGCAGCGTGACGGAAGTTTCCCCGCGGCTGGGCGTAAGCGCCACTACGGAGACGGTGGAAGTCACGGCGGAAGCGCCGCAGATCAACTACAGCTCGCCGGAATTTGCTCCCACGTTGAACCAGCACGCCATCAGCAATCTGCCGATCAACGGCGGGCGCTGGTCCAGCTTTGCCATCCTGACGCCGGGCGTGGTCAGCGACTCCAGCGGATTCGGACTGCTGAGCTTCCGCGGCATGAGCACGCTGCTGAACAACAACACCATTGATGGAGCCGACAACAACCAGGCGTTCTTCTCAGAAGAACGCGGGCGCACCCGCGTTGGCTATTCCACGCCGAAAGCCGCAGTGGAAGAGTTCCAGGTGAACACCTCCAACTACTCGGCCGAGTACGGACGCTCTGCCGGAGGCGTGGTCAATACGGTGACCAAGAGCGGCACTAACGCGCTGCACGGCGAAGCCTATTATTACGACCGCGACAACGCCATTGGCGCGGCCAATGCGTTCACCACGCTGACCTCGCAGACGGCGCCCGGCACCTTCACCACCAGTCCCTACAAGCCGACCGACCGGCGCGACATGTGGGGCTTTGGCGTGGGCGGAGCGCTCAAGAAGGACAAATTATTCTGGTTCCTGGCTTATGACGGGTTCCATCGCAACTTCCCCGGCACCGCGACAGCCACCAACCCTGGAGCATTCTTCGCCGCGCCCACTGCAGCCACGCTGACCACGCTGGCCAGCCGGCTGGGAGTGACCGCCGCGCAGGCGCAAACCATCTATAACAATGATCTGGCGGGCCTGGCCAGCATGACTGGTCCTGTGCCGCGCAAGGGCGACCAAGACATCATCCTGCCCAAGCTGGATTGGCAGGTAAACCAGAAGAACCACGCTTCGTTCACCTTCAACCGCATGCGCTGGTCGTCCCCGGCGGGCATCCAGACGCAGGCCACCAACACATTCGGCGTGGCCAGCTTTGGCAATGACTACGTGAAGGACACCTGGGGCGTAGCCAAACTGAACACCTTCTTTACGCCGACTCTGGGCAACGAAATCCGTTTCCAGTACGGCCGCGATTTCGAATACGAAAATACGCAGACGCCAACGCCGTACGAGCAGAGCACGCTGCTCAACACCCCAACGTTCACCAATCCTCTGGGGCTGCCGCCCAGCGTTTTCATCACCAACGGCTTCACCTTTGGCACGCCAACGTTCCTGATCCGGCCGAGCTTCCCGGACGAATCGCGCTGGCAGGTGGCCGACACGGTGAACTGGACGCACGGCAAACACAGCATGAAGTTCGGCTTCGACTTCAGCCACGTGTATGACAACTCGCAGAACCTGGCCACGCAGTTCGGCAGCTACAACTACAGCAGCCTGCTGAACTACTTCTCTGACCTGAACTCCGTAAAGAGCTGCCGGGGAACGGTGAGCGGCGTACCTAATACGCCGGTGCCCTGCTACTCCACGTTCGCGCAGGCATTTGGGCCGTTGGGTTTTGAATTCTCCACCCGGGACCTATCGTTCTTTGTGCAGGACGACTGGAGAATCATGCCGCGGTTGAGTCTTTCTCTGGGTGTGCGCTACGAGCGGGAATTCCTGCCCGGCGTATTCCCCAACCTGGTCAACACCAACGTTCCGCAGACCGCGCAGATGCCCAGCGACGGCAACAACTTTGGCCCGCGCGTGGGTTTTGCCTATGACGTATTTGGCAAAGGCAAGACCGTGGTGCGCGGCGGTTACGGCATCTTCTACGCCCGCGTGATCAACTCCACCATCTTCAGCGCGCTGACCGGCACGGCCATGCCCGGTGCGCAAACTACGGTCACGTTCTCCTCAACCACGCCCGCCGCTCCGGCGTTCCCGTTCGTTTTCCCGGGATCGTCACCGCCTCCGGGAAAGAGCGTCACGTTCTTCGATCCTAACTTCCAGCAGCCGCAGATCCGCCAAGCGGACCTTACGGTGGAACATGACATGGGATGGGGAACGGTGCTGTCCTTGAGCTACCTGGGCAGCTTTGGACGCCAACTGCCGAGCTTTGTTGACACCAATCTGAACCCTTCCACCAGCACCATCACCTACGCGGTGGCGCCGGGAGGACCGCTGTCATCGCCTACGCTGACCCTGCCGTTGTTCACCGGGCCGCGCAAGAACACCAATTTCGGCGCCATGACGGACATCTTCAGCGGCGTGATCAGCAACTATCAAGCCATGTCCTTCCAGGCCAACCATCGCATGAGCCACCACATACAGTTCTCAGCGAACTACACCTGGTCCCACGCGCTGGACAACGGCGTGAACGGCCAGACGTTTGTGGCCACCAACTCCCTGTTCAATCCGTTTGACCTGAACTCGGACTACGGGAACTCCATCTACAACGTGCCGCAACGGTTTGTGCTGAACGCCGTGATGACCTCGCCCTGGCGCCTCAATGGCTGGGCCAAGTGGCTGGCCAATGACTGGCAGATCGCTCCGGTGTACCAGATCCAGAGCGGCTTGCCGATCTCGGTGGGCGTGAGCGGCAACGCTCCCACGGGAACGGTGAGCGGCATCAACGGTTCAGGCGGCGCCAACCGCATTCTGAGCCGCAACAGCATTCAGCAGCCGGCCACGTGGATCACCGATCTGCGGGTTTCCAAAAGCTTTGCCGTTACCGAACGGTACAAGCTGGAATTGCTCACGGATTTCTTCAACCTGGCCAACAAGCAGAACGTTACCGGCGTGAACACCACGGGCTACATCGTGGGAGGCACCACGCCGGCCACGGCCACGCTCACGCCGAATGCCGTGTTCGACACACGGACTTCGTCCAACAGCAACTTTGTTTATTCTCCGCGGCAGATCCAATTGGGAGCTCGCTTCCACTTCTAA